From a single Candidatus Defluviilinea gracilis genomic region:
- a CDS encoding ATP-binding cassette domain-containing protein encodes MTSESILVEQLSKTYQVPEREGGFGAAVRGFFKRKYKDVKAVQEVNFKIEQGEIVGFLGPNGAGKTTTLKMLSGLLHPTGGKAAVLGFTPWELKPDYLRSMTLVMGQRNRLSWDIPAADSYLLAQAIYRLSDDDYKKTYKELDELLELEPLMKKPVRNLSLGERMKVEIAAGLLHRPKVLFLDEPTIGLDISGQVKIREFLREYNKRTGATILLTSHYMADVTALCERIIIIHHGQLKYDGGIANLSRRIAPFKLIGVRLALSEDEGLEKSNGRDLSQYGEPVQNEEDAEKVYIRVKSEDVTKVTSRMLSDLPIHDITIADPPIEDVIERAFNE; translated from the coding sequence ATGACTTCGGAATCCATTCTCGTTGAACAACTCAGCAAAACGTATCAAGTCCCCGAACGCGAAGGCGGATTCGGCGCGGCGGTGCGCGGCTTCTTCAAACGCAAATACAAAGATGTGAAAGCCGTGCAGGAAGTGAACTTCAAGATCGAGCAGGGAGAGATCGTCGGCTTCCTCGGTCCGAACGGCGCGGGGAAAACGACCACACTCAAAATGTTATCGGGTCTGCTCCACCCCACTGGAGGCAAAGCCGCCGTGCTGGGATTCACTCCGTGGGAACTCAAACCCGATTACCTGCGCTCGATGACCCTCGTGATGGGACAACGCAACCGTTTATCGTGGGACATCCCCGCGGCGGATTCGTATTTGCTCGCGCAAGCCATCTATCGCCTCTCGGATGACGATTATAAAAAGACATACAAAGAACTCGACGAACTTCTCGAACTCGAACCGTTGATGAAGAAACCCGTCCGCAACCTTTCGCTGGGCGAGCGGATGAAGGTGGAGATCGCGGCGGGATTGTTACATCGTCCCAAAGTGTTATTTCTCGATGAGCCAACGATCGGACTCGACATTTCAGGGCAGGTGAAGATCCGCGAGTTCTTGCGCGAGTACAACAAACGCACAGGCGCGACGATCCTGCTGACGAGTCATTACATGGCAGATGTGACCGCGTTGTGCGAACGGATCATCATCATCCATCACGGTCAACTCAAATATGACGGCGGCATCGCCAACCTTTCGCGTCGCATTGCGCCATTCAAATTGATCGGCGTGCGACTTGCCCTGAGCGAAGACGAAGGGTTGGAGAAGTCGAACGGACGCGATCTGTCGCAGTATGGCGAACCAGTTCAAAATGAGGAAGACGCGGAGAAGGTTTACATCCGAGTCAAATCGGAGGACGTCACCAAAGTCACATCGCGCATGTTGTCCGACCTCCCCATCCACGACATCACGATTGCCGATCCACCGATCGAAGATGTGATCGAACGGGCTTTCAACGAGTAA
- a CDS encoding ABC-2 family transporter protein: protein MFNIFKRLWQVNWAEQWQYRANLIMYILYWLVSPIIYLAVWTSIASANGDVNGLTANDFVTYYMILLIVDQLTSNIIIHIFGYKVQDGSLSGELIKPIHPMLTNTLVNDIAFKTLNFMLLIPIWIGLTLLFKPQFDSVSLSGIALAIPAIVLGYSINFLLSGIITSLAFWTTRVYSIHEFYYALTLLFAGSFVPLQLMPEVVQNIARVLPFQLFMYLPIQIIQGNLSTSEITQGYATGILWLAAALIGFRFVWREGVKRYSAVGA, encoded by the coding sequence ATGTTTAACATCTTCAAACGACTCTGGCAAGTGAACTGGGCGGAGCAATGGCAATACCGCGCCAACCTCATCATGTATATTTTGTACTGGCTCGTGTCGCCGATCATTTATCTCGCGGTGTGGACGAGCATCGCCTCCGCCAACGGCGACGTGAACGGACTGACCGCCAACGATTTTGTCACCTATTATATGATCCTGCTCATCGTCGATCAACTCACCAGCAACATCATCATTCACATCTTCGGATACAAAGTGCAAGACGGCTCGCTCTCGGGCGAACTCATCAAACCGATCCATCCGATGCTGACGAACACGCTCGTGAACGACATCGCTTTCAAGACGTTGAACTTCATGCTGTTGATTCCGATCTGGATCGGACTCACGCTTCTCTTCAAGCCTCAATTTGATTCAGTTTCCTTGAGCGGAATCGCCCTTGCGATCCCCGCCATCGTGCTTGGGTACTCCATCAACTTTTTACTTTCTGGCATCATCACCTCCCTCGCCTTCTGGACGACGCGCGTGTATTCGATTCACGAATTTTATTACGCGCTGACCTTGTTATTTGCGGGCTCCTTTGTGCCGCTGCAATTGATGCCCGAGGTCGTCCAAAACATTGCCCGCGTTCTACCGTTTCAATTATTCATGTATCTGCCGATTCAGATCATTCAGGGAAATCTCTCGACGAGCGAAATCACGCAGGGATACGCGACAGGCATCCTCTGGCTCGCCGCCGCCCTGATCGGGTTCCGATTCGTCTGGCGCGAGGGTGTCAAACGCTATTCGGCGGTCGGAGCCTGA
- a CDS encoding ABC-2 family transporter protein, translated as MRAFKLIFTLIKINVQMAAAYRADTVVNILLNLMWLGWELLTLSIIFSNTQTIGGWGFGELIALLGVFRLVNTMMVALIWPNTEKFNASIRDGSMDYTILQPVNSMFLVTFSRITIWRVWDLLLAIVLIAVGINISGDLVTPLSFAHFVLLAVSGVIIIYSLWIVLIALTFWFTKFDNNVTILHALLDAGRYPSTVYPVWLQIIVTFLIPIAVATTIPLQALRGELEGWRIVMFFAIGIASFIVASQVWKRGLKQYSGASS; from the coding sequence ATGCGCGCCTTCAAACTTATTTTCACCCTGATCAAGATCAACGTTCAAATGGCGGCGGCGTATCGCGCCGATACTGTCGTGAATATTTTGCTCAACCTGATGTGGCTCGGCTGGGAACTGCTCACCCTCAGCATTATCTTCAGCAACACACAAACCATCGGCGGCTGGGGCTTCGGCGAATTGATCGCCCTGCTCGGCGTGTTCCGCCTCGTCAACACGATGATGGTCGCGCTGATCTGGCCCAACACCGAAAAATTCAACGCATCCATCCGCGACGGTTCGATGGATTACACCATCCTGCAACCCGTCAACAGCATGTTCCTCGTCACGTTTTCGCGCATCACCATCTGGCGCGTCTGGGATTTACTCCTTGCCATCGTGTTGATCGCCGTCGGCATCAACATCTCGGGAGATTTGGTCACCCCGCTCAGTTTCGCGCACTTCGTCTTGCTCGCCGTCTCAGGCGTGATCATCATCTACAGTTTGTGGATCGTGCTTATCGCCCTCACCTTTTGGTTCACCAAATTCGACAACAACGTGACCATCCTCCACGCCCTGCTCGACGCGGGACGCTACCCATCCACTGTGTATCCCGTCTGGTTGCAGATCATCGTCACTTTCCTGATCCCCATCGCGGTGGCAACGACGATTCCCCTCCAAGCCTTGCGCGGCGAACTCGAGGGCTGGCGCATCGTGATGTTCTTCGCCATCGGCATCGCCAGTTTTATCGTTGCATCACAAGTTTGGAAACGGGGATTGAAACAGTATAGCGGAGCGAGCAGTTAA
- a CDS encoding META domain-containing protein — MKKIFMLLSVMAIVFAACSSAKPASIVGEWTLESYGDPANPTPAAPDVETSIIFGDDGQVNGNVGCNGFGGDYKTGDGTITFGALFSTLMFCEGAAGEQEQVTLAVFVGTTSYTLNGNTLTVTSADGSSVAVLAKK; from the coding sequence ATGAAAAAGATTTTTATGTTACTTTCTGTGATGGCAATTGTTTTTGCCGCATGTTCCTCCGCTAAACCCGCTTCGATCGTTGGGGAGTGGACTCTTGAATCCTATGGCGACCCAGCCAACCCGACGCCCGCCGCGCCCGATGTGGAGACCTCCATCATCTTTGGCGACGATGGTCAAGTGAATGGAAATGTCGGTTGTAATGGCTTCGGCGGCGACTACAAAACTGGCGACGGCACGATCACATTCGGCGCTCTGTTTTCGACGTTGATGTTTTGCGAAGGCGCGGCAGGCGAACAGGAACAGGTTACCCTCGCTGTATTCGTTGGAACCACATCCTATACATTGAACGGCAATACGTTGACCGTCACCTCGGCGGATGGAAGTTCTGTGGCTGTGCTGGCGAAGAAATAG
- a CDS encoding AAA family ATPase: protein MILENGFWSREERSRFRAEAEAFGAKVELHVLDVELNELWRRLSERNMNLPSGTFFVRREDLESWAKLFEPPTEDELS, encoded by the coding sequence GTGATTTTGGAAAATGGGTTTTGGTCACGCGAAGAGCGATCCCGATTTCGAGCGGAAGCTGAGGCGTTCGGCGCAAAGGTGGAGTTGCATGTTTTAGATGTTGAACTTAACGAACTGTGGCGAAGGCTCTCCGAGCGAAATATGAACTTGCCGTCGGGAACGTTCTTTGTCCGCAGAGAGGATTTGGAATCGTGGGCAAAACTATTTGAACCGCCAACCGAAGATGAACTTTCTTGA
- a CDS encoding AAA family ATPase, with product MATLHLICGLPGSGKTTLAKQLETSEGAVRFCPDEWIAEILLDPDDREEMDRLRDIV from the coding sequence ATGGCAACTCTTCACCTGATTTGTGGATTACCAGGCTCGGGTAAAACAACGCTTGCAAAACAACTTGAAACATCGGAAGGCGCCGTGCGGTTCTGCCCCGATGAGTGGATTGCGGAAATTCTCCTTGACCCAGACGATAGAGAAGAAATGGACAGATTGCGGGATATTGTATAG
- a CDS encoding DUF433 domain-containing protein — protein sequence MDWKQRIIVDPKILVGKPVIKGTRLAVEFIVELLGQGWDESEILRNYPGITHEDIAACLMYASNILKAEKVYPLELSQA from the coding sequence ATGGACTGGAAGCAAAGAATCATCGTTGATCCAAAAATCCTTGTTGGCAAACCAGTCATCAAAGGAACCAGACTCGCGGTCGAGTTTATCGTCGAACTGCTTGGTCAAGGTTGGGATGAAAGCGAAATCCTGCGGAATTACCCAGGCATCACCCACGAAGATATCGCCGCTTGTCTGATGTACGCGTCCAATATTCTCAAAGCCGAGAAGGTCTATCCGCTTGAACTTTCACAGGCTTGA
- a CDS encoding RluA family pseudouridine synthase: MTVIYQDQHILVLNKPAGIPVLPDGWEKDSPYLVKMLEEEFGKMWIIHRLDKITSGVMVFARDAESHRALNMQFENHEVEKVYHAIVEGNPTWEERTAKHPLRVNVGHKHRTAVDDRNGKPSETRFRLRELYQAAALVEAMPKTGRTHQVRVHAKAVGHPLVGDVLYGAAESNIIARPALHALSLTLTHPNTHERLTFKAEYPQDFATALKLL; this comes from the coding sequence ATGACAGTGATTTATCAAGACCAACACATCCTCGTCCTCAACAAACCCGCAGGGATTCCCGTTCTGCCTGATGGGTGGGAGAAGGATTCGCCGTATTTGGTGAAGATGCTGGAGGAGGAGTTCGGGAAAATGTGGATCATTCACCGCTTGGACAAGATCACCAGCGGGGTGATGGTCTTCGCGCGAGATGCGGAGAGTCACCGCGCGTTGAATATGCAGTTCGAGAATCACGAGGTAGAGAAGGTCTATCATGCGATCGTGGAGGGGAATCCAACGTGGGAGGAGAGAACGGCGAAGCATCCGTTGCGAGTCAATGTGGGGCATAAGCATCGGACAGCCGTGGACGACAGGAACGGGAAGCCGTCGGAGACGCGATTCAGGCTGAGGGAACTGTATCAAGCCGCGGCGTTGGTTGAAGCGATGCCGAAGACGGGGAGAACGCATCAGGTACGAGTCCATGCAAAGGCGGTGGGGCATCCGCTGGTGGGAGATGTCCTGTATGGCGCGGCGGAGTCGAATATTATTGCGCGTCCCGCGTTGCATGCGCTGTCGTTGACGCTCACACATCCAAACACTCACGAAAGACTCACCTTCAAAGCGGAGTACCCGCAGGACTTTGCCACAGCGTTGAAACTTTTGTAA